The following are encoded together in the Hemicordylus capensis ecotype Gifberg chromosome 4, rHemCap1.1.pri, whole genome shotgun sequence genome:
- the FAM217B gene encoding protein FAM217B isoform X1 — protein sequence MGPDSRDSPFFLLHGGGGSLQKEALIHESHKGKGMVTSSGGKSHLGAKERKISLPHARASPSRLSKNISTTTEKASCHATDSSQTTIWCKERNQLCESHQKNRATDACTSAQRAPKLKKDPLVRKCYEAGQSNIPSVFKDPSWGDPSPAEDVLIQSFYCKQKGNFENKIGTHPDKAGPSSPLFQGSSAGAMFLDFESVRTMKEDPDEGSASDLSDSERIPIPPSPCTPPELNLRAEEIDPHCFEHLSDTKFKPSDYYYPDFLPPPFSTWDLKGLAVFVNTECTSEPRPQPTGFLEKYVDRLLELEWLQAQTIQAEKGKAAKARPQTAPSALRTLKSPGKNKPLHSPLPSKQLTPHESFPRIPTSHSSHRRDLYSEGNSQLVPSQTHFKAACGSSAHPKRPCEVRSEAKKQPATKQQLPSTQPSQSRSMIQGAGNIRPPKQSSFHDSAAPHKSLTVYTCTDPKKNGNTNNYLPSKKVLSDKKLKANGMKQAPCKFK from the exons ATGGGTCCGGACAGTCGCGATTCTCCCTTCTTCTTACTgcacggaggaggagggagcctgCAAAAGGAAGCTCTAATACATGAAAGCCACAAAGGAAAAGGAATGGTAAC TTCCAGTGGCGGAAAGAGCCACCTGGGTGCCAAAGAACGAAAGATATCACTGCCCCATGCAAGAGCATCGCCCAGCAGGCTAAGCAAAAACATTtctaccaccactgaaaag GCTTCCTGTCATGCTACAGACAGCAGTCAGACAACAATCTGGTGCAAAGAAAGAAACCAGCTTTGTGAGAGTCACCAGAAAAACAG AGCAACAGATGCTTGCACCTCTGCACAGAGAGCACCAAAGTTAAAAAAAGACCCCTTGGTAAGAAAGTGTTATGAGGCTGGGCAGAGCAACATCCCGTCTGTGTTCAAGGATCCCTCATGGGGCGATCCCAGTCCAGCAGAAGATGTCCTGATTcagagtttttattgtaaacaAAAAGGCAACTTTGAAAACAAAATCGGAACACATCCTGACAAAGCAGGCCCCAGCAGTCCTCTCTTTCAAGGCTCTTCGGCTGGTGCGATGTTCCTTGACTTTGAATCTGTGCGGACTATGAAAGAGGATCCCGATGAGGGCAGTGCCAGCGATCTTTCCGACTCAGAGAGAATTCCCATCCCCCCTTCCCCTTGTACGCCACCGGAGCTCAACCTCCGAGCCGAAGAAATCGACCCGCATTGTTTTGAACACCTCTCTGACACAAAATTCAAGCCATCCGATTACTATTACCCTGACTTCCTCCCGCCGCCTTTCAGCACCTGGGACTTGAAAGGCCTGGCGGTGTTTGTCAACACTGAGTGCACCTCGGAACCGCGGCCACAACCAACCGGATTTCTTGAGAAGTACGTCGATCGGCTTTTGGAGCTGGAGTGGCTGCAGGCTCAGACGATACAAGCCGAGAAAGGGAAGGCAGCTAAAGCTAGGCCTCAGACTGCCCCTAGTGCCCTTCGGACCTTAAAAAGTCCTGGCAAAAACAAACCATTGCATAGCCCTTTGCCCAGCAAACAGCTGACACCCCACGAAAGCTTTCCAAGAATCCCCACCAGCCACTCAAGCCACAGAAGGGATTTATACAGCGAAGGAAACAGCCAGCTTGTTCCCTCACAGACTCATTTCAAAGCAGCGTGTGGCTCATCGGCCCATCCAAAACGACCGTGTGAAGTGAGGAGCGAGGCCAAAAAGCAGCCGGCCACGAAGCAGCAACTCCCCAGTACGCAACCCTCTCAGAGTAGATCAATGATCCAGGGAGCCGGCAACATCAGACCACCCAAGCAATCTTCGTTCCACGATTCAGCTGCCCCCCACAAGAGTCTAACCGTCTACACATGCACGGATCCCAAGAAGAATGGGAACACGAATAACTATCTTCCTTCCAAAAAGGTCTTGTCGGATAAGAAACTGAAAGCAAATGGCATGAAGCAGGCGCCATGTAAATTTAAGTAA
- the FAM217B gene encoding protein FAM217B isoform X2 yields the protein MLQTAVRQQSGAKKETSFVRVTRKTGYNLISLHSKKLTDAEAILTSWARLLIWRARICVDASALALPNLTLKPGSSPRATDACTSAQRAPKLKKDPLVRKCYEAGQSNIPSVFKDPSWGDPSPAEDVLIQSFYCKQKGNFENKIGTHPDKAGPSSPLFQGSSAGAMFLDFESVRTMKEDPDEGSASDLSDSERIPIPPSPCTPPELNLRAEEIDPHCFEHLSDTKFKPSDYYYPDFLPPPFSTWDLKGLAVFVNTECTSEPRPQPTGFLEKYVDRLLELEWLQAQTIQAEKGKAAKARPQTAPSALRTLKSPGKNKPLHSPLPSKQLTPHESFPRIPTSHSSHRRDLYSEGNSQLVPSQTHFKAACGSSAHPKRPCEVRSEAKKQPATKQQLPSTQPSQSRSMIQGAGNIRPPKQSSFHDSAAPHKSLTVYTCTDPKKNGNTNNYLPSKKVLSDKKLKANGMKQAPCKFK from the exons ATGCTACAGACAGCAGTCAGACAACAATCTGGTGCAAAGAAAGAAACCAGCTTTGTGAGAGTCACCAGAAAAACAG GATACAATTTGATTTCATTGCATAGCAAGAAGTTGACGGATgctgaggccattctcacaagctgggctaggctgctcatatgGAGGGCTAGGATCTGCGTGGATGCGAGCGCTCTCGCCCTGCCAAACCTCACTCTTAAGCCCGGCTCTTCACCAAG AGCAACAGATGCTTGCACCTCTGCACAGAGAGCACCAAAGTTAAAAAAAGACCCCTTGGTAAGAAAGTGTTATGAGGCTGGGCAGAGCAACATCCCGTCTGTGTTCAAGGATCCCTCATGGGGCGATCCCAGTCCAGCAGAAGATGTCCTGATTcagagtttttattgtaaacaAAAAGGCAACTTTGAAAACAAAATCGGAACACATCCTGACAAAGCAGGCCCCAGCAGTCCTCTCTTTCAAGGCTCTTCGGCTGGTGCGATGTTCCTTGACTTTGAATCTGTGCGGACTATGAAAGAGGATCCCGATGAGGGCAGTGCCAGCGATCTTTCCGACTCAGAGAGAATTCCCATCCCCCCTTCCCCTTGTACGCCACCGGAGCTCAACCTCCGAGCCGAAGAAATCGACCCGCATTGTTTTGAACACCTCTCTGACACAAAATTCAAGCCATCCGATTACTATTACCCTGACTTCCTCCCGCCGCCTTTCAGCACCTGGGACTTGAAAGGCCTGGCGGTGTTTGTCAACACTGAGTGCACCTCGGAACCGCGGCCACAACCAACCGGATTTCTTGAGAAGTACGTCGATCGGCTTTTGGAGCTGGAGTGGCTGCAGGCTCAGACGATACAAGCCGAGAAAGGGAAGGCAGCTAAAGCTAGGCCTCAGACTGCCCCTAGTGCCCTTCGGACCTTAAAAAGTCCTGGCAAAAACAAACCATTGCATAGCCCTTTGCCCAGCAAACAGCTGACACCCCACGAAAGCTTTCCAAGAATCCCCACCAGCCACTCAAGCCACAGAAGGGATTTATACAGCGAAGGAAACAGCCAGCTTGTTCCCTCACAGACTCATTTCAAAGCAGCGTGTGGCTCATCGGCCCATCCAAAACGACCGTGTGAAGTGAGGAGCGAGGCCAAAAAGCAGCCGGCCACGAAGCAGCAACTCCCCAGTACGCAACCCTCTCAGAGTAGATCAATGATCCAGGGAGCCGGCAACATCAGACCACCCAAGCAATCTTCGTTCCACGATTCAGCTGCCCCCCACAAGAGTCTAACCGTCTACACATGCACGGATCCCAAGAAGAATGGGAACACGAATAACTATCTTCCTTCCAAAAAGGTCTTGTCGGATAAGAAACTGAAAGCAAATGGCATGAAGCAGGCGCCATGTAAATTTAAGTAA
- the FAM217B gene encoding protein FAM217B isoform X3: MKATKEKECSSGGKSHLGAKERKISLPHARASPSRLSKNISTTTEKASCHATDSSQTTIWCKERNQLCESHQKNRATDACTSAQRAPKLKKDPLVRKCYEAGQSNIPSVFKDPSWGDPSPAEDVLIQSFYCKQKGNFENKIGTHPDKAGPSSPLFQGSSAGAMFLDFESVRTMKEDPDEGSASDLSDSERIPIPPSPCTPPELNLRAEEIDPHCFEHLSDTKFKPSDYYYPDFLPPPFSTWDLKGLAVFVNTECTSEPRPQPTGFLEKYVDRLLELEWLQAQTIQAEKGKAAKARPQTAPSALRTLKSPGKNKPLHSPLPSKQLTPHESFPRIPTSHSSHRRDLYSEGNSQLVPSQTHFKAACGSSAHPKRPCEVRSEAKKQPATKQQLPSTQPSQSRSMIQGAGNIRPPKQSSFHDSAAPHKSLTVYTCTDPKKNGNTNNYLPSKKVLSDKKLKANGMKQAPCKFK; the protein is encoded by the exons ATGAAAGCCACAAAGGAAAAGGAATG TTCCAGTGGCGGAAAGAGCCACCTGGGTGCCAAAGAACGAAAGATATCACTGCCCCATGCAAGAGCATCGCCCAGCAGGCTAAGCAAAAACATTtctaccaccactgaaaag GCTTCCTGTCATGCTACAGACAGCAGTCAGACAACAATCTGGTGCAAAGAAAGAAACCAGCTTTGTGAGAGTCACCAGAAAAACAG AGCAACAGATGCTTGCACCTCTGCACAGAGAGCACCAAAGTTAAAAAAAGACCCCTTGGTAAGAAAGTGTTATGAGGCTGGGCAGAGCAACATCCCGTCTGTGTTCAAGGATCCCTCATGGGGCGATCCCAGTCCAGCAGAAGATGTCCTGATTcagagtttttattgtaaacaAAAAGGCAACTTTGAAAACAAAATCGGAACACATCCTGACAAAGCAGGCCCCAGCAGTCCTCTCTTTCAAGGCTCTTCGGCTGGTGCGATGTTCCTTGACTTTGAATCTGTGCGGACTATGAAAGAGGATCCCGATGAGGGCAGTGCCAGCGATCTTTCCGACTCAGAGAGAATTCCCATCCCCCCTTCCCCTTGTACGCCACCGGAGCTCAACCTCCGAGCCGAAGAAATCGACCCGCATTGTTTTGAACACCTCTCTGACACAAAATTCAAGCCATCCGATTACTATTACCCTGACTTCCTCCCGCCGCCTTTCAGCACCTGGGACTTGAAAGGCCTGGCGGTGTTTGTCAACACTGAGTGCACCTCGGAACCGCGGCCACAACCAACCGGATTTCTTGAGAAGTACGTCGATCGGCTTTTGGAGCTGGAGTGGCTGCAGGCTCAGACGATACAAGCCGAGAAAGGGAAGGCAGCTAAAGCTAGGCCTCAGACTGCCCCTAGTGCCCTTCGGACCTTAAAAAGTCCTGGCAAAAACAAACCATTGCATAGCCCTTTGCCCAGCAAACAGCTGACACCCCACGAAAGCTTTCCAAGAATCCCCACCAGCCACTCAAGCCACAGAAGGGATTTATACAGCGAAGGAAACAGCCAGCTTGTTCCCTCACAGACTCATTTCAAAGCAGCGTGTGGCTCATCGGCCCATCCAAAACGACCGTGTGAAGTGAGGAGCGAGGCCAAAAAGCAGCCGGCCACGAAGCAGCAACTCCCCAGTACGCAACCCTCTCAGAGTAGATCAATGATCCAGGGAGCCGGCAACATCAGACCACCCAAGCAATCTTCGTTCCACGATTCAGCTGCCCCCCACAAGAGTCTAACCGTCTACACATGCACGGATCCCAAGAAGAATGGGAACACGAATAACTATCTTCCTTCCAAAAAGGTCTTGTCGGATAAGAAACTGAAAGCAAATGGCATGAAGCAGGCGCCATGTAAATTTAAGTAA